The following are from one region of the Candidatus Kinetoplastibacterium crithidii genome:
- a CDS encoding thiol:disulfide interchange protein DsbA/DsbL, whose amino-acid sequence MNRLSIFRKLIILTIVLYCFIFSNISYAAKNKYEILDFTIPISQENSIEIIEFFSYMCKHCNEIELYLNEWSKNIQNDIKIIRIPIATNNYTQQLQKIYFTIESINRTELNIEIFNTTKKDRFFFKKQKNLENWLLKHQISINKFNKVFNSFGIEIKMKQANNLFHFCNVKEIPIFIIGGKYLTSPTLAGNNYIDTIEEINNLINKYRSESNTIS is encoded by the coding sequence ATGAATAGATTATCTATTTTTAGAAAATTAATTATACTAACAATAGTATTATATTGTTTTATTTTTTCTAATATTTCCTATGCAGCTAAAAATAAATATGAAATATTAGATTTTACAATACCTATATCACAAGAAAATTCAATAGAGATTATTGAATTTTTTTCTTATATGTGTAAACACTGTAATGAAATAGAACTATATTTAAATGAATGGTCTAAAAACATTCAGAATGATATAAAAATAATAAGAATACCAATTGCTACTAATAATTATACGCAACAATTACAAAAAATTTACTTTACTATTGAATCTATTAATAGAACAGAACTTAATATAGAAATATTTAATACTACTAAAAAAGATAGATTTTTCTTTAAAAAACAAAAGAACCTAGAAAATTGGTTATTAAAACATCAAATTTCTATTAATAAATTTAATAAAGTATTCAATTCTTTCGGAATTGAAATAAAAATGAAACAAGCGAATAATCTTTTTCATTTTTGCAATGTAAAAGAAATACCTATTTTTATTATAGGTGGGAAATATTTAACATCACCAACACTAGCTGGTAATAATTATATTGATACTATAGAAGAGATAAACAACTTAATTAATAAATACCGTTCAGAATCTAATACTATTTCTTAA
- a CDS encoding arginine--tRNA ligase yields MLPNQKKILKNIIESTVNDLVPNSGIEIILEKPKIKLYGDISTNIAMRIAKKINKNPMDIAQSIVDKFNEYPDGKKIISKIEIVKPGFINFYISKEAIMEVFAEIELNGDKYGHTKNNSKDKNVLVEFVSANPTGPLHVGHARQAALGSAICEIYKAVGWNVVSEFYYNDSGNQIHNLAISVQLRAKNIDFDITEPKNKDLYHGEYIIDIAKAFINKESIDNIDGSKTIASGNIDSLNDIQTFAIAYLRKEQDIDLKSFGLIFDNYYLESSLYTSGKVAKTVQALINSGYTYEYEGALWLKTTALTGDDKDRVMRKSNDGGYTYFVPDVAYHKTKWDRGFHKAINIQGSDHHGTVSRVRAGLQALSNKIPKDYPQYVLHKMVKIISNGEEIKISKRSGTYVTMRDLINWVGRDAARYFLIQRRADTEFIFDIDLAISQKEENPVYYIQYAYARLNSILKKANIKFALIQKSDTNLLTSSSEINLIKRLSEFPSLIKQAADELSPHLIAFWMQECAADCHSWYNSEHVIVEQENLKLARLRLINAILQVLRNGLNLLGISIPEEM; encoded by the coding sequence ATGCTTCCAAATCAAAAAAAAATATTAAAAAATATCATTGAATCCACAGTTAATGATTTGGTACCTAATAGTGGTATAGAAATAATTTTAGAAAAACCAAAGATAAAATTATATGGCGATATATCTACTAATATAGCTATGCGCATAGCAAAAAAAATCAATAAAAATCCTATGGATATAGCACAAAGTATTGTAGATAAATTCAATGAATACCCAGATGGCAAAAAAATTATTTCTAAAATAGAAATTGTTAAACCTGGATTTATTAATTTTTATATTAGCAAAGAAGCCATAATGGAAGTATTTGCTGAAATAGAGCTAAATGGTGACAAATACGGTCACACTAAAAATAACTCAAAAGACAAAAATGTATTAGTAGAATTTGTATCAGCCAATCCTACAGGACCATTACATGTTGGTCATGCAAGGCAAGCAGCATTAGGTAGTGCCATTTGCGAGATTTATAAAGCAGTAGGATGGAATGTCGTCAGTGAGTTTTATTATAATGACTCAGGTAATCAAATACATAATTTAGCTATAAGTGTACAGTTAAGAGCCAAAAATATAGATTTTGATATAACAGAACCTAAAAATAAAGACCTATATCATGGTGAGTATATTATAGATATTGCTAAAGCTTTTATCAATAAAGAATCTATAGATAATATTGATGGTTCAAAAACTATAGCATCTGGTAACATAGACTCCTTAAATGATATTCAAACATTCGCTATTGCCTACTTACGTAAAGAACAAGATATAGACCTAAAATCTTTTGGTTTGATATTTGATAATTATTACCTAGAAAGTTCTTTATATACTTCCGGCAAAGTAGCAAAAACTGTACAAGCACTGATAAATAGTGGCTACACTTATGAGTATGAAGGTGCTCTCTGGCTAAAAACAACTGCTCTTACTGGTGATGATAAAGATAGGGTAATGCGTAAAAGTAATGATGGTGGCTATACATATTTTGTACCGGATGTAGCTTACCATAAAACAAAATGGGATAGAGGATTTCATAAAGCAATAAATATACAAGGTAGCGATCATCACGGAACAGTCTCTCGTGTGCGTGCAGGATTACAAGCATTATCAAACAAAATACCAAAGGACTATCCTCAATATGTTCTACATAAAATGGTAAAAATTATTAGTAATGGTGAAGAAATAAAAATCTCTAAAAGATCAGGTACATACGTTACCATGAGAGATCTGATAAATTGGGTAGGTCGTGATGCTGCACGTTACTTTCTTATACAACGTCGTGCAGATACAGAATTTATTTTTGATATAGATCTAGCAATTTCTCAAAAAGAAGAAAATCCTGTTTACTATATACAATATGCCTATGCAAGATTAAATTCGATATTAAAAAAAGCAAATATAAAATTTGCTTTAATTCAAAAATCTGATACTAATCTCCTAACAAGTTCTTCTGAAATAAATTTGATAAAACGCTTATCTGAATTTCCTTCTTTAATAAAACAAGCAGCTGATGAGTTATCACCACATCTCATCGCATTCTGGATGCAAGAATGTGCTGCAGATTGTCACTCATGGTATAACTCAGAACATGTTATCGTAGAGCAAGAAAACTTGAAACTAGCTAGACTACGTTTGATAAACGCTATATTACAAGTATTAAGAAATGGTCTAAATTTATTAGGGATATCTATACCTGAAGAAATGTAA
- the leuA gene encoding 2-isopropylmalate synthase, producing the protein MLAKPANKYVPFRPFTKDYSDRTWPSKTIAKAPIWLSTDLRDGNQALIEPMNVERKISFFEQLLKIGFKEIEVGFPSASQTDFDFVRKLIDDEYIPEDVTISVLTQSREDLIKRTIEAVAGAKNGIIHLYNACAPSFRKIVFNMSRDEIKKIAVDGTTLVKDLFSQHPQTNWRYEYSIEVFSSTELDFALDVANTVIDIYQPTSTNKMILNLPATIESSTPNVYADQIEWMHRNINNRESVIISVHPHNDRGTAVAAAELALMAGADRVEGCLFGHGERTGNVDLLTLALNLYTQGINPNLDFSDIDEVRRCVEYCTQMSTNPRHPYVGDLVFTAFSGSHQDAIKKGMAKQQSDEVWEVPYLPIDPADLGRSYDAVIRVNSQSGKGGVSYLLEREYGLSLPRRLQIEFSRYIQRITDKTGREVTAEEVYKTFKEEYLDQDNPWKLIRHRIDGDPSEVESKHFKIEAELEYNNEKRLVKGEGNGAISAFISSLGIPARIMSYHEHSIGANTNTKAACYVELRIDGSNTGFGVGIDRDIVTASFRAVLSAINRHIKSTESSL; encoded by the coding sequence ATGCTTGCCAAACCAGCTAATAAATATGTACCATTTCGCCCATTTACTAAAGACTATTCAGATCGTACATGGCCTAGCAAAACAATTGCAAAAGCACCTATATGGCTAAGCACTGATTTACGCGATGGAAATCAAGCTTTAATAGAGCCTATGAATGTTGAAAGAAAAATTAGTTTTTTTGAACAATTACTCAAAATTGGATTTAAAGAAATAGAAGTTGGTTTCCCTTCAGCTTCCCAAACTGATTTTGATTTTGTAAGAAAATTAATAGATGATGAATATATTCCTGAAGATGTCACTATTTCAGTTCTCACACAATCTCGTGAAGATTTGATCAAAAGAACAATAGAGGCTGTAGCAGGTGCTAAAAATGGTATAATCCATCTGTACAATGCATGTGCTCCTTCTTTTAGGAAGATAGTTTTTAATATGAGCCGTGATGAGATTAAGAAAATTGCTGTCGATGGCACAACACTTGTAAAAGACTTATTTAGTCAACATCCACAAACTAATTGGCGTTACGAATACTCTATAGAAGTTTTTAGTAGTACAGAATTAGATTTTGCTTTAGATGTAGCAAATACAGTTATTGATATTTATCAGCCAACAAGTACTAATAAGATGATCCTTAACCTACCTGCGACTATTGAATCATCTACCCCTAATGTATATGCAGATCAAATAGAATGGATGCATAGAAATATAAACAACAGAGAAAGTGTTATTATAAGTGTACACCCTCATAATGATAGAGGAACAGCTGTAGCCGCGGCTGAGTTAGCTTTAATGGCTGGCGCTGACCGTGTGGAAGGATGTTTATTTGGTCACGGAGAACGTACAGGTAATGTTGATCTTTTAACTCTAGCTTTGAATCTTTATACACAAGGCATTAATCCCAATTTAGATTTTTCTGATATAGACGAAGTTAGACGTTGTGTAGAATACTGTACACAAATGTCTACAAATCCAAGACATCCTTATGTTGGTGATTTGGTATTTACAGCATTTTCTGGATCTCACCAAGATGCAATTAAAAAAGGAATGGCTAAACAACAGTCTGATGAAGTATGGGAAGTGCCATATCTCCCTATAGATCCTGCAGATTTAGGACGTAGTTATGATGCTGTTATAAGAGTTAATAGTCAATCTGGCAAAGGTGGAGTATCTTATCTATTAGAACGTGAATATGGCCTTTCCTTACCCAGAAGACTACAAATTGAATTTAGTCGTTACATACAAAGAATTACTGATAAAACAGGAAGAGAAGTAACAGCAGAAGAAGTTTATAAAACATTTAAAGAGGAATATTTAGATCAAGATAATCCATGGAAATTGATACGTCATCGTATCGATGGAGATCCTAGTGAAGTTGAGTCCAAGCATTTCAAAATTGAAGCTGAATTAGAGTATAATAATGAAAAACGTCTAGTAAAAGGGGAAGGCAATGGTGCAATATCTGCCTTTATATCTTCTTTAGGTATACCTGCAAGAATCATGAGTTATCATGAACATTCTATAGGAGCTAATACTAATACCAAAGCCGCTTGCTATGTTGAACTCCGGATAGATGGTTCTAATACTGGATTTGGTGTTGGTATAGATAGAGATATAGTAACAGCCTCCTTTAGAGCAGTCCTAAGTGCTATAAATAGACATATAAAATCAACTGAATCATCTTTATAA
- a CDS encoding peptide chain release factor 3, with the protein MDIHQEVKKRRTFAIISHPDAGKTTLTEKILLFAGAIQIAGTVKSRKASRYASSDWMEIEKQRGISVASSVMQIEYNNHIINLLDTPGHQDFSEDTYRVLTAVDSALMVIDAANGIESQTIRLLEVCRKRKTPIITFINKLDREVKDPFNLLHEIEDHLKIDAIPFTWPIGMGKSFEGVLEIKTDKILSFKAGQDRYQMPDVLTKNGSNKKNNLLFEKLFSKIEQDVALIKEATPEFDIKKFISGEQTPVFFGSAINNFGVQEVLNALIEYFPPPSYHPTIQRHVFPDEEKFTGFVFKIQANMDPSHRDRIAFIKICSGVFKRGMKLKISRTKKDIKTNNVVSFLSQKRDLINEAFAGDIIGIPNHGVLQLGDALTEGETLQFTGLPFFAPEIFRSVEIKDPLKNKQLHTGLKQLGEEGAIQVFQLYRSNTLLLGAIGQLQFEVVAHRLKQEYNADVNILPVKFLLARWISSTNNKALTKFVDSNASNIAFDSLGNITFLATSQSQLKISQELYPEIVFHKIREYNKQFSISNDL; encoded by the coding sequence ATGGATATACATCAAGAAGTAAAAAAAAGACGAACTTTTGCAATAATCTCTCATCCAGATGCTGGAAAAACCACTTTAACCGAAAAAATATTACTTTTTGCTGGAGCTATACAAATAGCAGGAACAGTAAAATCTAGAAAAGCCTCTAGATATGCCTCGTCTGATTGGATGGAAATAGAAAAACAAAGAGGAATATCTGTGGCCTCATCTGTTATGCAGATCGAATATAATAATCATATTATTAATTTATTGGATACACCTGGACATCAAGATTTTTCTGAAGATACATATAGGGTATTAACTGCTGTCGACTCTGCTCTAATGGTTATAGATGCGGCCAATGGAATAGAGTCACAAACCATAAGATTATTAGAAGTTTGTAGAAAAAGAAAAACTCCTATAATAACCTTTATAAATAAATTAGATAGGGAAGTTAAAGATCCTTTTAATTTATTACATGAAATAGAAGATCATTTAAAAATAGATGCCATTCCATTTACTTGGCCAATAGGAATGGGTAAGTCTTTCGAAGGTGTTCTTGAAATAAAAACAGATAAGATCCTATCATTCAAAGCAGGCCAAGATCGTTATCAAATGCCTGATGTCCTTACTAAAAATGGATCAAATAAAAAAAATAATCTATTATTTGAAAAACTTTTTAGCAAAATAGAACAAGATGTAGCTTTGATAAAAGAAGCAACCCCAGAATTTGATATAAAGAAATTTATTTCTGGAGAACAAACACCTGTTTTTTTTGGTTCTGCCATTAATAATTTTGGTGTACAAGAAGTTTTAAATGCTCTAATAGAATATTTTCCACCACCATCTTATCATCCTACTATACAAAGACATGTCTTTCCAGATGAAGAAAAATTTACTGGTTTTGTATTCAAGATACAGGCTAATATGGATCCATCCCATAGAGATAGGATAGCTTTTATTAAAATATGTTCTGGGGTCTTTAAAAGAGGTATGAAATTAAAAATTTCTAGAACTAAAAAAGATATAAAAACAAATAATGTAGTTTCTTTTTTATCACAAAAAAGAGACTTAATAAATGAAGCATTTGCTGGAGATATCATTGGAATACCTAATCATGGGGTCTTACAACTTGGAGATGCGCTTACAGAAGGTGAAACTTTACAATTCACAGGTCTTCCTTTTTTTGCTCCAGAAATATTTAGATCTGTTGAAATAAAAGATCCCTTAAAAAACAAGCAATTACATACAGGGTTAAAACAACTAGGAGAAGAAGGAGCAATTCAAGTTTTTCAATTGTATAGAAGCAATACATTACTTCTAGGAGCTATTGGACAACTTCAATTTGAAGTAGTAGCCCATCGTTTAAAACAAGAATACAATGCTGATGTAAATATTTTACCAGTTAAGTTTCTCTTGGCAAGATGGATATCATCTACAAATAACAAAGCACTAACTAAGTTTGTGGATTCTAATGCTTCTAATATTGCTTTTGACTCATTAGGAAACATAACTTTTCTAGCTACATCACAATCACAATTAAAGATATCACAGGAATTATATCCAGAAATAGTGTTCCACAAAATAAGAGAGTATAATAAACAATTCTCTATTAGTAATGATTTATAA
- a CDS encoding ClpXP protease specificity-enhancing factor — MDKISTKPYFIRAIFEWCTDNNYSPHILVSVDKNTLVPTSYVQDHKIILNISQEACNNIEINNNFIKFQARFNGIIEDIFIPMERILYIFSKETGYGMEFQIENTEAIKIEKKAFSIVK, encoded by the coding sequence ATGGATAAAATATCAACTAAACCTTACTTTATAAGAGCTATATTTGAATGGTGTACAGATAACAACTATTCACCACATATATTAGTAAGTGTTGACAAAAATACATTAGTTCCTACAAGCTATGTACAAGATCACAAAATAATACTAAATATAAGTCAAGAAGCATGTAATAATATAGAAATAAATAATAATTTTATTAAATTCCAAGCAAGATTTAACGGTATTATAGAAGATATATTTATTCCTATGGAAAGGATATTGTATATCTTTTCTAAAGAAACTGGTTATGGTATGGAATTCCAGATAGAAAATACAGAAGCAATTAAAATAGAAAAAAAAGCCTTTTCTATTGTTAAATAA
- a CDS encoding glutathione S-transferase N-terminal domain-containing protein gives MMVLYSGETCPFSHRCRFVLFEKWMDFEIHNVDLKNKPKEIFDMNSYGQVPILSERELILYESNIINEYIDERFPHPQLMPADPLTRARVRLFLYTFEKELFSQVKILESQNTNINEKNILEARNNIKERLTQLSPILTKNKFLLGDDFSMLDIAIAPLLWRLEHYGISLPKSAAPLQKYAERIFSRSAYIESLSPAEKLMRK, from the coding sequence ATGATGGTGCTTTACTCTGGAGAAACTTGTCCTTTTTCACATAGATGTCGTTTTGTTTTATTTGAAAAATGGATGGATTTTGAAATTCATAATGTAGACTTGAAAAACAAACCAAAAGAAATTTTTGATATGAATTCATATGGCCAAGTACCAATCTTATCTGAAAGAGAACTGATACTTTATGAATCCAATATTATAAACGAATATATCGATGAAAGATTTCCTCATCCACAATTAATGCCAGCTGACCCATTAACCAGAGCAAGAGTTCGGTTATTCTTATATACCTTTGAAAAAGAGCTGTTTTCTCAAGTAAAAATTCTTGAGTCTCAAAATACAAACATTAATGAAAAAAATATTTTAGAAGCTAGAAACAATATCAAAGAACGCCTAACACAATTATCACCAATATTAACCAAAAATAAATTTCTACTAGGTGATGATTTTTCTATGCTAGATATAGCTATAGCACCTTTACTATGGCGTTTAGAACATTATGGAATATCTTTACCTAAGAGTGCAGCTCCGTTACAAAAATATGCTGAAAGAATATTCTCACGTTCTGCCTATATAGAATCCTTGTCTCCAGCTGAAAAACTTATGCGTAAATAG
- a CDS encoding Nif3-like dinuclear metal center hexameric protein yields MKSVNIKTLNQWLNELLEPEKFVDYCPNGLQITGKKNIRKIIVGVTSSLDFLNIAVHQKADAVIVHHGIFWKGNNVISDILKNRIKLCLQSDLSLFAYHLPLDAHPNIGNNVQLGKILDFDTIEKQQNKDYLLMFGKYKKNITMQELNNHISNKLKRTSLLIGNPNETVDKIAWCTGGAQNKFIEAYNEGASVYITGEISEPVFHISKELNIGFISAGHHATERYGIKALGLAIKKEFDIDVDFIDINNPI; encoded by the coding sequence ATGAAATCTGTCAATATAAAGACCCTGAATCAATGGTTAAATGAATTATTAGAGCCAGAAAAATTTGTGGATTATTGTCCTAATGGTTTACAAATAACTGGTAAAAAAAATATAAGAAAAATAATAGTGGGAGTTACATCAAGCCTAGATTTTTTAAATATTGCTGTTCATCAAAAAGCTGATGCGGTTATTGTACATCATGGTATTTTTTGGAAAGGAAATAATGTTATAAGCGATATATTAAAGAATAGAATAAAATTATGCTTACAAAGCGATCTAAGTTTATTTGCATATCATTTGCCATTAGATGCTCATCCAAACATTGGCAATAATGTACAATTAGGTAAAATATTAGATTTTGATACTATCGAAAAACAACAAAACAAAGATTACTTACTAATGTTTGGAAAATATAAAAAAAACATCACAATGCAAGAGTTAAATAATCATATAAGCAATAAACTGAAAAGAACTAGTTTATTAATAGGGAATCCTAATGAAACTGTAGATAAAATAGCTTGGTGTACAGGAGGAGCTCAAAATAAATTTATAGAAGCTTATAATGAAGGAGCAAGTGTTTATATAACAGGTGAGATTTCTGAGCCAGTATTTCATATATCTAAAGAATTAAATATTGGATTCATATCTGCAGGTCACCATGCAACAGAAAGATATGGAATAAAAGCCTTAGGATTGGCTATAAAAAAAGAATTCGATATTGATGTTGATTTTATAGACATAAATAATCCCATTTAA
- a CDS encoding twin-arginine translocase TatA/TatE family subunit → MEIKMAYFRIWHWLVIILLALILFGSKKMNCIKKKLGLVLKKLKMEKSDFDNSKD, encoded by the coding sequence ATGGAGATTAAGATGGCATATTTTAGAATATGGCATTGGTTAGTAATAATATTGTTGGCATTAATATTATTTGGTTCAAAAAAAATGAATTGCATCAAAAAAAAACTTGGTCTTGTTTTAAAAAAATTAAAAATGGAAAAAAGTGACTTTGATAATTCAAAAGATTAA
- a CDS encoding histidine triad nucleotide-binding protein — translation MKDCIFCKIIEKKIPANIIYEDEYFLAFHDIKPAAPIHLLIIPKKHIESLKNTHQNDEIWLGKMLLLIPKIAFANGCKSGIDGGFRIINNCGAAAGQEVPHLHFHILGGFGT, via the coding sequence ATGAAAGATTGTATTTTTTGTAAAATTATAGAGAAAAAAATACCAGCAAATATAATATATGAAGATGAGTATTTTCTGGCATTTCATGATATTAAACCAGCAGCACCAATACATTTATTAATTATACCAAAAAAACATATTGAATCTCTCAAAAATACTCATCAGAATGATGAAATATGGTTAGGAAAAATGCTATTGTTGATACCCAAAATAGCTTTTGCTAATGGTTGTAAATCTGGTATTGATGGGGGGTTCCGCATAATAAATAACTGTGGAGCTGCTGCAGGACAAGAGGTCCCACATTTACATTTTCATATATTAGGTGGCTTTGGTACTTAA
- a CDS encoding phosphoribosyl-ATP diphosphatase → MNSHNYPEILSRIANILETRKPKEGISNKKSYVSELFSKGPDSFLKKIGEEATELVMAAKDGIPQKIISETADLWFHSLVLLSYYNLRPEDVMLELEKREGISGIEEKNMRNLNKT, encoded by the coding sequence ATGAATAGTCACAATTATCCTGAAATATTAAGCAGAATAGCAAATATATTAGAAACTCGTAAACCTAAAGAAGGTATCTCAAATAAAAAATCTTATGTTAGCGAATTATTTAGCAAAGGACCAGATTCTTTTTTAAAGAAAATTGGAGAAGAAGCAACTGAATTAGTTATGGCTGCTAAAGATGGCATACCACAAAAAATAATAAGTGAAACAGCTGATTTATGGTTCCATAGTCTAGTGCTCCTATCTTATTATAATCTTAGACCTGAGGATGTTATGCTTGAATTAGAAAAAAGAGAAGGAATTTCTGGTATTGAAGAAAAAAACATGAGAAATCTAAATAAAACTTAA
- the hisI gene encoding phosphoribosyl-AMP cyclohydrolase, whose product MNHKKPTISWMDELKFDKDGLIPVIAQDYKNGDVLMMAWMNKEALQKTISLGKAVYWSRSRKKLWEKGEESGHTQIVQEIRLDCDGDVILLKVNQLGNISCHTGRKSCFFRVLKNNDSENKIWTSVDEILKNPKIMYKNE is encoded by the coding sequence ATGAATCATAAAAAACCTACCATTTCATGGATGGATGAATTAAAATTTGACAAAGATGGTTTAATCCCTGTCATAGCTCAGGATTATAAGAATGGTGATGTTCTTATGATGGCTTGGATGAATAAAGAAGCCTTACAAAAAACAATATCATTAGGTAAGGCTGTTTACTGGTCAAGGTCTCGCAAGAAATTATGGGAAAAAGGTGAGGAATCTGGTCATACTCAAATAGTTCAAGAGATTAGACTAGACTGTGACGGGGATGTTATCTTACTAAAGGTTAATCAGTTAGGAAATATATCTTGTCATACAGGTAGAAAAAGTTGTTTTTTTCGTGTTCTAAAAAATAATGATTCGGAAAACAAAATCTGGACATCAGTCGATGAAATTTTAAAAAATCCTAAAATTATGTATAAAAATGAATAG
- the hisF gene encoding imidazole glycerol phosphate synthase subunit HisF, producing the protein MKSKNSLTKRIIPCLDVTGGRVVKGVNFVNLSDAGDPVEIAKKYDEQGADEITFLDITASSDERDLILPVIEKVASQVFIPLTVGGGVRKLADIQRLLNAGADKISINSTAVSNPKLIQEASSYYGSQCIVVAIDARKTSKKGELNKWEVFTKGGRNATGLDAIEWAKQVSSYGAGEILLTSMDRDGTKTGFDIELTRLISDSIPIPVIASGGVGNLQHLADGILEGHASAVLAASIFHFGEYSIKECKNFLSNLGISIR; encoded by the coding sequence ATGAAAAGTAAAAACTCTCTCACAAAAAGAATAATACCTTGCCTAGATGTTACTGGAGGCCGTGTAGTTAAAGGGGTAAATTTTGTTAATTTATCTGATGCTGGAGATCCTGTCGAAATAGCAAAAAAATATGACGAACAAGGAGCTGATGAAATAACCTTCTTAGATATAACCGCTTCTAGTGATGAACGAGATCTTATATTACCTGTAATCGAAAAAGTAGCCTCACAAGTATTTATTCCTTTAACAGTTGGTGGAGGAGTTCGAAAATTAGCTGACATTCAAAGATTATTAAATGCTGGGGCAGATAAAATTAGTATTAATAGCACAGCTGTCAGTAATCCAAAATTAATTCAAGAAGCCTCATCCTACTATGGATCTCAATGTATAGTAGTAGCCATAGATGCCCGTAAAACATCTAAAAAAGGAGAATTAAATAAATGGGAAGTATTCACTAAAGGCGGACGTAATGCAACAGGTCTAGATGCAATAGAATGGGCAAAACAAGTTTCATCATATGGAGCAGGAGAAATATTACTAACTAGTATGGATAGAGATGGTACAAAAACTGGATTTGATATTGAATTAACAAGACTTATATCTGACTCTATACCTATACCTGTTATAGCTTCTGGAGGAGTTGGTAATTTACAGCATTTGGCAGATGGTATCTTAGAAGGTCATGCTAGTGCAGTATTAGCAGCAAGTATATTTCATTTTGGCGAATATTCTATTAAAGAATGTAAAAATTTTTTATCAAATTTGGGCATATCAATAAGATGA
- the hisA gene encoding 1-(5-phosphoribosyl)-5-[(5-phosphoribosylamino)methylideneamino]imidazole-4-carboxamide isomerase gives MLLIPAIDLKDGKCVRLRQGNLEDVTVFSEDPTTIAKKWVNDGAKRIHLVDLNGAVVGKPKNDNQIKSILKSVNQDVEIQIGGGIRDLNTIEYYLDSGISYVIIGTAAIKNPGFLNEACVAFPGHIIVGLDAKDGKIATDGWSKITRHNIIDIAKKFEDYGCDGIIYTDIGRDGMLSGVNIEATVNLAQNVKIPVYASGGIATIKDIEELCKVAEEGISGAILGRSIYEGTLDFQQALKIAEKLVN, from the coding sequence ATGTTGTTAATTCCTGCTATCGACCTTAAAGATGGAAAATGTGTTAGATTACGCCAAGGAAACTTGGAAGATGTTACTGTTTTTTCAGAAGACCCAACTACAATAGCTAAAAAATGGGTGAATGATGGAGCCAAACGCATACATTTAGTTGACCTAAATGGAGCAGTAGTTGGAAAACCAAAAAATGATAATCAAATCAAAAGTATATTAAAATCAGTAAACCAAGATGTAGAAATTCAAATTGGTGGAGGTATTCGTGATTTAAATACAATTGAATATTATTTAGACTCTGGCATTTCATATGTAATAATTGGAACTGCAGCTATTAAGAACCCCGGTTTCTTAAATGAAGCTTGTGTGGCTTTTCCTGGACATATTATAGTAGGATTAGATGCTAAAGATGGTAAAATAGCTACTGATGGATGGAGTAAAATTACACGTCATAATATCATAGATATTGCAAAAAAATTTGAAGATTATGGATGTGACGGAATAATATATACTGATATTGGAAGAGATGGTATGCTTTCCGGAGTCAATATAGAAGCTACTGTTAATTTAGCACAAAATGTCAAAATACCAGTATATGCCTCTGGTGGCATAGCAACTATAAAAGACATAGAAGAATTATGTAAAGTAGCTGAAGAGGGAATTTCTGGAGCCATTCTTGGTCGCAGTATTTATGAAGGCACTCTCGATTTTCAACAAGCACTGAAAATAGCTGAAAAACTAGTAAATTAA